One stretch of Tenrec ecaudatus isolate mTenEca1 chromosome 18, mTenEca1.hap1, whole genome shotgun sequence DNA includes these proteins:
- the LOC142432428 gene encoding ATP-dependent RNA helicase DDX19A isoform X2 encodes MSGTVLIRKPQLLQGVYAMGFNRPSKIQESALPMMLADPPQNLIAQSQSGTGKTAAFVLAMLSRVEPTDTCPQCLCLSPTYELALQTGKVIEQMGKFYPDLKLAYAVRGNKLERGQKISEQIVIGTPGTVLDWCAKLKFIDPKKIKVFVLDEADVMIATQGHQDQSIRIQRMLPRNCQMLLFSATFEDSVWNFAQKVVPEPNIIKLKREEETLDTIKQYYVLCNNRDEKFQALCNLYGAITIAQAMIFCHTRKTASWLAAELSKEGHQVALLSGEMVVEQRAAVIERFRGGKEKVLVTTNVCARGIDVEQVSVVINFDLPVDKDGNPDNETYLHRIGRTGRFGKRGLAVNMVDSKHSMNILNRIQEHFNKKIERLDTDDLDEIEKIAN; translated from the exons ATGTCAGGAACAGTACTTATTCG gaaaccacagcttctccaGGGAGTCTACGCCATGGGCTTCAACCGACCCTCCAAGATACAAGAGAGCGCCTTACCCATGATGCTTGCTGATCC CCCACAGAACCTGATTGCCCAGTCTCAGTCCGGTACTGGCAAGACGGCTGCCTTCGTCTTGGCCATGCTCAGCCGAGTGGAACCAACAGACACGTGCCCCCAG TGCTTGTGCCTCTCCCCAACTTATGAGCTGGCTCTTCAAACCGGAAAAGTGATTGAGCAGATGGGCAAATTTTATCCCGATCTAAAGCTTGCCTATGCTGTTCGAGGCAATAAAT TAGAAAGAGGTCAAAAGATCAGTGAGCAGATTGTCATCGGCACCCCTGGAACCGTGCTGGACTGGTGCGCCAAGCTCAAGTTCATCGACCCCAAGAAGATCAAGGTGTTTGTTCTGGATGAGGCTGATGTCATGATAGCCACTCAGGGCCACCAAGATCAGAGCATCCGCATCCAGAG GATGCTGCCCAGGAACTGCCAGATGCTGCTCTTCTCGGCCACCTTTGAAGACTCCGTGTGGAACTTTGCCCAGAAAGTGGTGCCCGAGCCCAACATCATCAAACTGAAGCGCGAGGAGGAGACCCTGGACACCATCAAGCAGTACTACGTCCTGTGCAACAACCGGGATGAGAAGTTCCAGGCCTTGTGCAACCTCTACGGGGCCATCACCATCGCCCAGGCCATGATCTTCTGCCAC ACGCGCAAGACAGCCAGCTGGCTGGCCGCAGAGCTCTCCAAGGAAGGCCACCAGGTGGCTCTGCTGAGTGGCGAGATGGTGGTGGAGCAGAGAGCTGCCGTGATCGAGCGCTTCCGAGGGGGCAAGGAGAAGGTTCTGGTGACCACCAACGTGTGCGCGCGGG GCATCGATGTGGAACAAGTGTCCGTCGTCATCAACTTCGACCTTCCAGTGGACAAGGATGGGAACCCCGACAACGAGACGTACCTGCACCGGATCGGGCGCACTGGCCGCTTTGGCAAGAGGGGCCTGGCCGTGAACATGGTGGACAGCAAGCACAGCATGAACATCCTCAACAGGATCCAGGAGCATTTCA ATAAGAAGATAGAAAGATTGGACACGGACGACTTAGACGAGATTGAGAAAATCGCCAACTGA